The proteins below come from a single Dinghuibacter silviterrae genomic window:
- the topA gene encoding type I DNA topoisomerase, whose amino-acid sequence MAKNLLIVESPAKAKTIEKILGSDFEVKSCYGHIRDLEKDDMGIDLKNNYSPRYIIPEDKEKVVKELKSTAKKSDEVWLATDEDREGEAISWHLCEVLGLDPKTTKRIVFHEITKPAIEAAVRTPRLLDMNLVNAQQARRVLDRIVGFELSPVLWRKMSMRNSLSAGRVQSVAVRLIAEREREINAFKAESTFKLEAWFSAHDTAKRPVTFKAEGGKYKQAQDAEAFLKSCIGATYTVKDIQVKPTKKTPSAPFTTSTLQQEASRKLGYSVSKTMLLAQKLYESGKITYMRTDSVNLSETAMEDIKKAIEKGYGNRFIQVRKYKNKNESAQEAHEAIRPTYMDETSVDDSDTRRLYELIWKRTMASQMADAELEKTIAKIDISTNKETLTAQGEVLKFEGFLKVYMEDRDEEDITEEDDAEGMLPPLVVGQEPAFKEMKATERFSRPSPRYTEASLVKKLEELGIGRPSTYAPTISTVQKRGYVERRDKEGVKRDYRVLLLAKDKISSETHQENTGAEKAKLFPTDLGLVVTDFLNQHFTEIMDYGFTAKIEGEFDEVAGGQQKWTKMIDEFYNPFHKDVENTLENAERIKGERELGLDPVSGKKVVARMGRFGPMVQIGDVSDEEKPRFAKLKNTQSIETISYDEAMDLFRLPRNLGQFEDTDVVVNIGRFGPYVAHDKLFYSLGKELDPYSVTLEEMIPLITEKRQAKQERTIKVFEKEKIQLLRGPYGPYIKIGLRNFRLPKEAQERAADLTIEEVKAFVEEAKANPPKKAAKSAPKKKKA is encoded by the coding sequence ATGGCAAAGAACCTGTTAATAGTGGAGTCTCCGGCTAAGGCTAAGACGATTGAAAAGATCCTGGGAAGCGATTTTGAGGTCAAAAGCTGCTACGGACACATCCGGGACCTGGAAAAGGACGACATGGGGATAGACCTTAAGAATAATTATTCCCCTCGTTATATCATCCCTGAGGACAAGGAAAAGGTCGTCAAGGAGCTGAAGAGCACCGCCAAAAAATCGGACGAAGTGTGGCTCGCAACGGATGAGGACCGTGAGGGGGAGGCGATCAGCTGGCACTTGTGCGAGGTCTTGGGTCTGGACCCGAAAACGACGAAACGTATTGTTTTTCACGAAATTACAAAACCGGCCATCGAGGCGGCGGTGCGTACGCCGCGGCTGCTGGACATGAACCTGGTGAATGCCCAACAGGCAAGGCGGGTGTTGGACCGGATCGTGGGTTTTGAGCTGTCGCCGGTACTTTGGCGGAAGATGAGCATGCGCAATTCGCTGTCGGCGGGGCGGGTGCAGAGCGTGGCGGTACGGCTGATCGCGGAACGCGAGCGGGAAATCAACGCCTTTAAGGCGGAAAGCACGTTTAAGCTGGAGGCCTGGTTTAGCGCCCATGACACGGCCAAACGCCCGGTCACGTTTAAGGCGGAGGGCGGCAAGTACAAACAGGCGCAGGACGCGGAGGCCTTTTTAAAGAGCTGTATCGGCGCGACGTATACTGTGAAGGACATCCAGGTCAAACCGACGAAGAAAACGCCCTCGGCGCCGTTTACCACGTCCACCCTCCAGCAGGAGGCGAGCCGGAAGCTGGGCTACTCCGTGAGTAAAACGATGTTGCTGGCGCAAAAGCTGTACGAAAGCGGGAAAATCACCTACATGCGTACGGACAGCGTCAACCTGTCAGAAACCGCCATGGAGGATATAAAAAAGGCGATCGAAAAGGGATACGGAAACCGGTTTATACAGGTCCGTAAGTATAAGAACAAAAACGAATCGGCCCAGGAAGCGCACGAAGCCATCCGGCCGACCTATATGGACGAGACGAGCGTGGACGACAGCGATACCCGCCGTTTGTATGAGTTGATCTGGAAGCGGACCATGGCGTCGCAGATGGCGGACGCGGAGCTCGAAAAGACGATCGCCAAGATCGATATTTCGACCAACAAGGAAACGCTGACGGCGCAGGGTGAAGTGCTGAAGTTCGAAGGCTTCCTTAAAGTCTATATGGAAGACCGGGACGAGGAAGACATCACCGAGGAAGACGATGCCGAAGGCATGCTGCCGCCGTTGGTCGTCGGCCAGGAACCGGCCTTTAAGGAGATGAAAGCTACCGAGCGGTTTAGCCGCCCCTCGCCCCGGTATACGGAAGCCAGCCTTGTCAAAAAGCTGGAAGAGCTGGGGATCGGCCGGCCGTCTACCTACGCACCGACGATTTCCACGGTTCAAAAACGGGGATATGTGGAGCGCAGGGACAAGGAAGGCGTCAAACGCGATTACCGCGTTCTGTTGCTGGCCAAAGACAAGATTTCGAGCGAGACCCATCAGGAAAATACGGGCGCGGAAAAGGCGAAACTTTTCCCCACCGACCTCGGGCTGGTGGTGACGGATTTCCTCAACCAGCACTTTACCGAGATCATGGACTATGGGTTTACCGCCAAGATCGAAGGAGAGTTTGACGAGGTCGCGGGCGGTCAGCAGAAGTGGACCAAAATGATCGATGAGTTTTACAACCCTTTTCATAAGGACGTGGAAAACACCCTCGAAAACGCCGAACGCATCAAGGGTGAACGCGAGCTGGGGCTGGATCCTGTGTCGGGGAAAAAGGTCGTGGCGCGGATGGGGCGTTTTGGTCCCATGGTCCAGATCGGGGATGTGAGTGACGAGGAAAAGCCGCGTTTTGCCAAGTTAAAGAACACGCAAAGCATCGAAACCATCAGCTACGACGAAGCCATGGACTTGTTCCGGCTGCCCCGCAACCTGGGCCAGTTCGAGGATACGGACGTGGTGGTGAATATCGGCCGCTTCGGGCCGTACGTGGCGCACGATAAACTTTTCTACTCCCTGGGTAAGGAACTGGATCCGTATAGCGTGACGCTGGAAGAAATGATTCCGCTGATCACCGAAAAACGCCAGGCCAAACAGGAGCGGACGATCAAGGTGTTCGAGAAGGAAAAGATCCAGTTGCTCCGCGGTCCTTACGGTCCGTATATTAAAATCGGCTTACGTAATTTCCGCTTGCCGAAGGAGGCACAGGAGCGCGCGGCAGACCTGACCATCGAGGAAGTGAAGGCCTTTGTAGAAGAGGCCAAGGCCAACCCGCCGAAAAAAGCCGCCAAGTCGGCTCCCAAAAAGAAAAAAGCATGA
- a CDS encoding glutaminase family protein has translation MKRFFALASTFAVLAGAARAQQPAATQQPAAAQRPVPAQRLAPAYPLIVHDPYFSIWSFSDNLTGTETTHWTGKPQPLEGVVLVDDHVYRFMGSAYVPVATQKSVHLNATQTKYVFACGPVDLAVDFTSPLIVSDLDLLSRPVSYIDFAAHATDGAAHKVVVFIGVSSNIAVDKPDQEVEMNQYWADSLAIQKVGTVAQPVLQKKGDDLRIDWGYAYVAVPAAYGARQDVAHASDTNPFQETGTSEESGVHEVLRTFIPLGMVGASAKTRTVLVGYDEGFAIQYFHRNLRPWWNRDSAHTIEGELKAAMDEHDAVIKKCEKFNRQLFDQAKAAGGENYARLCALAYRQSVAAHQLVRSPEGALLWLSKENFSNGSINTVDVTYPSAPLYLLYNPRLMEGMLNGIFYFSESGRWTKPFAAHDLGTYPLANGQTYGEDMPVEESGNMILLTAAIVKAEGSPAFAKAHWKTLSTWVGYLDTAGFDPANQLCTDDFAGHLARNVNLSAKAIEAIGAYAHLADLLGDKAAAEKYHAHASDMAGRWVTMADDGDHFALTFDKKGTWSQKYNLVWDKVLDLHLFPQAVFDKEIAFYQTKQNAFGLPLDSRKTYTKSDWIEWTATLASTRAAFEALSDPVYKYVLETPSRVPVSDWHETTDGKQVGFQARSVVGGYFMRALYAKWHQMK, from the coding sequence ATGAAACGATTCTTCGCCCTTGCATCGACCTTCGCCGTGCTGGCGGGCGCCGCGCGCGCGCAACAGCCCGCGGCCACGCAACAGCCCGCGGCGGCGCAACGACCGGTACCCGCTCAGCGCCTGGCGCCCGCCTACCCCCTGATCGTCCACGATCCCTACTTCAGCATCTGGTCCTTCTCGGACAACCTGACCGGCACGGAAACCACGCATTGGACGGGCAAGCCCCAACCCCTGGAGGGAGTCGTCCTAGTGGACGACCATGTCTACCGGTTTATGGGGTCGGCTTATGTGCCGGTGGCCACGCAAAAAAGCGTACACCTGAACGCCACGCAGACGAAGTATGTTTTTGCCTGCGGACCGGTGGACCTGGCCGTGGATTTTACGTCTCCGTTGATCGTAAGCGACCTGGATCTTTTGTCCAGGCCCGTCTCCTATATCGATTTTGCAGCGCATGCGACGGACGGGGCGGCGCACAAGGTGGTCGTCTTCATCGGGGTTTCCTCGAACATCGCGGTGGATAAACCGGACCAGGAGGTGGAAATGAATCAATACTGGGCGGACAGCCTGGCGATCCAAAAGGTGGGCACGGTAGCCCAACCGGTGCTGCAGAAAAAGGGGGACGACCTCAGGATCGACTGGGGGTATGCGTATGTGGCGGTGCCGGCGGCCTACGGGGCCAGGCAGGATGTAGCGCATGCATCGGATACGAATCCCTTCCAGGAGACGGGGACTAGTGAGGAGAGCGGTGTCCATGAAGTGTTGCGCACCTTCATTCCCCTTGGAATGGTGGGCGCGTCCGCAAAAACGCGGACCGTCCTGGTGGGCTATGACGAAGGCTTTGCCATCCAGTACTTTCACCGCAACCTGCGGCCGTGGTGGAACCGGGACAGCGCCCATACGATAGAAGGGGAACTGAAAGCCGCGATGGACGAGCACGATGCGGTCATCAAAAAATGCGAAAAATTCAACCGGCAATTGTTCGACCAGGCCAAAGCAGCGGGTGGGGAAAATTACGCCCGTCTTTGCGCCCTGGCGTATCGCCAAAGCGTGGCGGCCCATCAGTTGGTGCGGAGCCCGGAAGGCGCGTTGTTGTGGCTGTCGAAAGAGAATTTCAGCAACGGGTCGATCAATACGGTGGACGTGACGTATCCGTCCGCGCCTTTATACCTGTTGTACAATCCCCGCCTGATGGAAGGGATGTTGAACGGGATCTTTTACTTCTCCGAGAGCGGGCGCTGGACAAAACCTTTTGCGGCGCATGACCTGGGGACCTATCCGCTGGCAAACGGGCAGACGTATGGGGAGGACATGCCGGTGGAGGAATCCGGGAACATGATCCTGCTGACGGCCGCCATCGTTAAAGCCGAGGGGAGTCCTGCCTTCGCGAAAGCGCATTGGAAAACCCTGAGCACCTGGGTCGGTTACCTGGATACGGCGGGGTTTGACCCGGCCAACCAGTTGTGTACGGACGACTTTGCGGGGCACCTGGCGCGGAACGTCAACCTGAGCGCCAAGGCCATCGAGGCGATCGGGGCGTATGCTCACCTGGCGGACCTGCTGGGCGACAAGGCGGCGGCGGAAAAATACCACGCCCACGCCTCGGACATGGCGGGGCGCTGGGTCACCATGGCGGACGACGGGGATCATTTCGCCCTGACCTTCGACAAGAAAGGGACCTGGTCGCAGAAGTATAACCTGGTTTGGGACAAGGTCCTGGATCTGCACCTGTTTCCACAGGCGGTTTTTGACAAAGAAATTGCGTTCTACCAAACAAAGCAAAACGCCTTTGGCCTGCCCCTGGACAGCCGGAAGACCTATACCAAGTCTGACTGGATCGAGTGGACGGCGACGCTGGCGTCCACCCGGGCGGCCTTTGAAGCGCTGTCGGATCCTGTCTACAAATACGTCCTCGAAACACCTTCCCGGGTGCCGGTAAGCGACTGGCACGAAACGACGGACGGCAAACAGGTTGGATTCCAGGCGAGGAGCGTCGTCGGGGGGTACTTTATGCGGGCGTTGTACGCAAAGTGGCACCAAATGAAGTAA
- a CDS encoding transglutaminase family protein has translation MRETKEINALLHLIDDPDEEVFSTVSERIVSYGKGIIPNLENLWENTPDETTQERIELLIHSLHYRDLKTNLSDWGKLENPELLQGALLIDRYQYPEVSFNGITQELERMRRNIWLELNNYLTPLEQVNIINGILYNYYKLKGTEVAYTNPDEFFLHKVIESKKGNAISTGILYAALCQLLDINVLPVNIPRQFILGYFDPNYDVLHAGGNPAHKIQFFLDPMTGQVFTHKDVETYFKRISVPPIPTYYKPLTPKRTIQLLTEELSKCFGSQPYKQAELAQLSQLLGD, from the coding sequence ATGAGAGAGACAAAAGAAATAAACGCCCTGTTGCACCTCATAGACGATCCGGATGAAGAAGTGTTCTCGACGGTAAGCGAGCGGATTGTGTCCTATGGAAAAGGCATCATCCCCAACCTGGAGAATCTTTGGGAGAACACCCCGGATGAAACGACCCAGGAACGGATAGAGCTCCTCATCCATAGCCTGCACTACCGGGACCTGAAAACAAACCTCTCGGATTGGGGCAAGCTCGAAAACCCTGAGCTATTACAAGGAGCGTTGCTGATCGACCGCTACCAGTACCCCGAGGTGTCTTTTAACGGGATCACCCAGGAGCTGGAACGGATGCGCCGGAACATCTGGCTGGAGTTGAACAACTACCTGACGCCGCTTGAACAAGTCAACATCATTAACGGTATTCTCTACAACTATTATAAGCTAAAGGGTACCGAGGTCGCCTACACGAACCCGGACGAGTTCTTTCTCCACAAGGTCATCGAATCGAAGAAAGGCAACGCGATTTCCACGGGTATCCTCTACGCCGCCCTTTGCCAGTTATTGGACATCAACGTCCTCCCGGTGAATATTCCCCGGCAGTTTATCCTGGGGTATTTCGACCCCAACTACGACGTCCTGCACGCGGGCGGGAACCCGGCCCATAAGATCCAGTTTTTCCTTGACCCCATGACGGGTCAGGTATTTACGCACAAGGACGTGGAAACCTACTTCAAACGCATTTCCGTCCCCCCCATACCCACGTATTACAAACCCCTCACGCCCAAGCGTACGATTCAATTGCTGACCGAAGAGCTCTCCAAGTGTTTTGGGAGCCAGCCTTACAAGCAAGCCGAGCTGGCGCAATTGTCGCAGCTCCTCGGAGACTAA
- a CDS encoding aldo/keto reductase gives MKYRLLGNTGLKVSELCLGTMTFGGKGGIWSSIGEVTQDDVDHLIKRSLDAGINFIDTANVYSYGVSEEMTGTAFRRLGLDRDSLVLATKVRGMPAKAGPRRPPVAVGEGRVKAPTRSASPANTSSTRSKKVSAVSGPII, from the coding sequence ATGAAATACCGACTGTTGGGCAATACCGGTCTGAAGGTATCCGAACTTTGCCTGGGCACCATGACCTTTGGCGGCAAGGGAGGCATCTGGTCCTCCATAGGAGAAGTCACACAAGACGACGTCGATCATTTGATAAAGCGCTCCCTCGACGCGGGCATCAATTTCATAGACACCGCCAACGTATACAGCTATGGCGTCAGCGAAGAAATGACCGGCACCGCCTTCCGCCGTCTCGGCCTTGACCGCGACAGCCTCGTCCTGGCCACCAAGGTCCGCGGCATGCCTGCAAAGGCAGGACCGAGACGACCGCCAGTGGCGGTCGGCGAAGGTCGGGTGAAGGCCCCAACGAGGTCGGCCTCACCCGCAAACACATCCTCCACCAGGTCGAAGAAAGTCTCCGCCGTCTCGGGACCGATTATATAG
- a CDS encoding aldo/keto reductase, whose amino-acid sequence MLHQVEESLRRLGTDYIDLYQIHGFDPLTPFEETLGAMDDLVTSGKVRYIGCSNLAAWQLMKALGISERDHLPRFVSLQAYYTVAGRDLERELVPLLLDQRLGLMVWSPLAGGLLSGKFDRNTTPSEGRRTVFDFPPVNKERAFDIVDVLRPMAASRGVSVAQVALAWLLHQPVVTTVIIGAKRLDQLEDNLASVDVTLSADELARIDEVSRLAPEYPGWMLARQGGDRT is encoded by the coding sequence ATCCTCCACCAGGTCGAAGAAAGTCTCCGCCGTCTCGGGACCGATTATATAGACCTCTACCAAATCCACGGTTTCGACCCCCTCACACCCTTCGAAGAAACCCTCGGCGCGATGGACGACCTCGTCACCAGCGGCAAGGTCCGGTACATCGGTTGCAGCAACCTCGCCGCCTGGCAACTGATGAAGGCCCTCGGCATCTCCGAACGCGACCACCTCCCCCGCTTCGTGTCCCTCCAGGCCTACTATACCGTCGCCGGCCGCGACCTCGAACGCGAACTCGTCCCCCTCCTCCTCGACCAACGCCTCGGCCTCATGGTCTGGAGCCCCCTCGCAGGAGGCCTCCTCAGCGGCAAGTTCGACCGCAACACCACCCCTTCCGAAGGCCGCCGCACCGTCTTCGACTTCCCCCCCGTCAACAAGGAACGCGCTTTCGACATCGTCGACGTCCTCCGCCCGATGGCCGCTTCGCGGGGAGTTTCCGTCGCCCAAGTCGCCCTCGCCTGGCTCCTCCACCAACCCGTCGTCACCACCGTCATCATCGGCGCCAAACGCCTCGACCAGCTCGAAGACAACCTCGCGTCCGTCGACGTGACGTTGTCCGCCGACGAACTGGCCCGTATAGACGAAGTCAGCCGGCTGGCGCCGGAGTATCCGGGGTGGATGCTGGCGCGGCAGGGAGGGGATCGCACGTAG